One Cryptosporangium aurantiacum DNA window includes the following coding sequences:
- a CDS encoding peptidoglycan D,D-transpeptidase FtsI family protein: protein MAAQPPRDGRRAAGRRSGASGRKAGDAENVVPLRPRRSRLAESQQYHPRGRTVRESAEHRGRESAERRGRESAERRTRGRAEQQPRKPRPPAATRVRHADRARRAAGSPPPRRRPRVHVPPPRPPRKRNIARLGNPSARLRVSLAVLLALFLVVGGRLVQIQTTEGSQYATMAATDRRVSEELYAPRGAILDRDGNVLAHDVQGATIAADPGYIKDEAEVAAAVAPLLGMTPAEVEKKLARRTHADGTLNRYVVLKKKVPLAVGDAVNRLRTKIPGLIVQDDQVREVPGGDLAANVVGRTGTEGTGLAGLEAGYNTVLQGVNGERVYDKGTGGQEIPDGYHRTTAAKAGSDLVLTLDRDLQYQANKLLKERLAATKAWNGSAIVMDVETGEILAMVSADTTDAKKKGTSLDLATAAVVEPGSVHKALTIAGGLDSGVIEPNSVLTLPETIEKGGVTYRDTHDHGSPRYTLMGILAQSSNIGTIMVADKLGPQRLYDYQRAFGLGTRTGIGLPGESRGIVQPPQNWSGPSAGSIPIGLGVAATPLQMTALYATLANGGMKVQPLLVKSVVGADGTVRATERAEPERVVSEEAAKTVVRDMTAIATAEGTAPLAAVPGYLVAGKTGTGKRAEGNKYMDGNVTSFIGIVPADNPRYVISVFIHTPEGVGGAIAGPMFSDLAGFTLRRYGVSPSGAAAPPITLYG from the coding sequence ATGGCGGCTCAGCCCCCGCGCGACGGGCGGCGGGCCGCCGGCCGCCGATCCGGTGCCTCCGGCCGAAAGGCCGGAGACGCCGAGAACGTGGTGCCGCTCCGGCCGCGCCGCTCGCGTCTGGCCGAGTCACAGCAGTACCACCCGCGCGGGCGCACGGTCCGGGAGAGCGCGGAGCACCGGGGGCGGGAGAGCGCGGAGCGCAGAGGCCGGGAGAGCGCGGAGCGCCGGACGCGGGGCCGCGCGGAGCAGCAGCCCCGCAAGCCCCGTCCGCCGGCCGCGACCCGGGTGCGGCACGCCGACCGGGCGCGGCGGGCGGCCGGCTCGCCGCCACCGCGCCGGCGACCCCGGGTCCACGTCCCGCCGCCACGGCCGCCCCGGAAGCGGAACATCGCCCGGCTGGGCAACCCCAGCGCGCGGCTACGCGTGTCGCTGGCCGTGCTGCTCGCGCTGTTCCTCGTGGTCGGTGGCCGGCTCGTCCAGATCCAGACGACCGAGGGGTCGCAGTACGCGACGATGGCGGCCACCGACCGCCGGGTCAGCGAGGAGCTGTACGCGCCGCGCGGCGCGATCCTCGACCGGGACGGCAACGTGCTGGCCCACGACGTCCAGGGCGCGACGATCGCGGCCGACCCCGGTTACATCAAGGACGAGGCCGAGGTCGCCGCGGCGGTCGCGCCGCTGCTCGGCATGACCCCCGCCGAGGTGGAGAAAAAGCTCGCCCGCCGTACCCACGCCGACGGCACGCTCAACCGGTACGTGGTGCTGAAGAAGAAGGTGCCGCTGGCGGTCGGAGACGCGGTCAACCGGCTCCGGACGAAGATCCCCGGCCTGATCGTCCAGGACGACCAGGTCCGCGAGGTGCCGGGCGGCGACCTGGCCGCGAACGTCGTCGGTCGCACCGGCACCGAGGGCACCGGCCTGGCCGGTCTGGAAGCCGGGTACAACACCGTGCTGCAGGGCGTCAACGGCGAGCGGGTGTACGACAAGGGCACCGGCGGCCAGGAGATCCCGGACGGCTACCACCGGACGACGGCTGCCAAGGCCGGCTCCGACCTGGTCCTGACGCTCGACCGCGACCTGCAGTACCAAGCCAACAAGCTGCTCAAGGAGCGGCTCGCGGCGACCAAGGCGTGGAACGGCTCGGCGATCGTGATGGACGTCGAGACCGGCGAGATCCTCGCGATGGTCAGCGCCGACACGACCGACGCGAAGAAGAAGGGCACGTCGCTCGACCTCGCGACCGCGGCCGTCGTCGAGCCCGGTTCGGTCCACAAGGCACTGACGATCGCCGGCGGGCTCGACAGCGGCGTGATCGAGCCGAACTCGGTGCTCACGCTGCCGGAGACGATCGAGAAGGGCGGCGTCACCTACCGGGACACCCACGACCACGGCTCGCCCCGCTACACGCTGATGGGGATCCTGGCCCAGTCGAGCAACATCGGCACGATCATGGTCGCCGACAAGCTCGGCCCGCAGCGGCTGTACGACTACCAGCGCGCGTTCGGTCTCGGCACGAGGACCGGTATCGGGCTGCCCGGCGAGTCGCGGGGCATCGTCCAGCCGCCGCAGAACTGGAGCGGGCCGTCGGCCGGGTCGATCCCGATCGGGCTCGGCGTCGCGGCGACGCCACTGCAGATGACCGCGCTCTACGCGACGCTCGCCAACGGCGGGATGAAGGTGCAGCCACTGCTGGTCAAGAGCGTGGTCGGCGCGGACGGCACGGTCCGGGCGACCGAGCGCGCGGAGCCGGAACGGGTGGTGAGCGAGGAAGCCGCGAAGACCGTCGTCCGCGACATGACCGCGATCGCGACCGCGGAGGGCACCGCCCCGCTGGCCGCGGTTCCGGGGTATCTGGTCGCCGGCAAGACGGGAACCGGCAAGCGGGCCGAGGGCAACAAGTACATGGACGGCAACGTGACGTCGTTCATCGGCATCGTCCCGGCCGACAACCCGCGCTACGTCATCAGCGTGTTCATTCACACTCCGGAAGGGGTCGGAGGTGCGATCGCCGGCCCGATGTTCTCCGACCTGGCCGGATTCACGCTGCGTCGTTACGGCGTGTCACCGTCGGGCGCCGCAGCCCCACCGATCACCTTGTACGGGTAG
- a CDS encoding UDP-N-acetylmuramoyl-L-alanyl-D-glutamate--2,6-diaminopimelate ligase: MSYASVPRPALPVGVPLTELAGLVGGRATGTVEVTGVTHDSSAIRPGDLFAGLPGARTHGARFAARAAEAGAAAVLTDAAGADLARDAGLPVLVVEHPRVALGTISARVYGDPSATLAVVGITGTNGKTTTAYLVEAGLRAAGHTTALLGTVETRIAGERLQSVRTTPEAPDLQALLAVAKERGVTAVVMEVSSHALALDRVAAVRFAVGAFTNLGVDHLDFHADLEDYFQAKARLFDGRSAAEVVNVDDAAGRRLARPDTVTVSAAGAPDARWRVVERGPDGFVQDFTVVGPDGVRTAAQVAMPGAYSVENAVLAVAILETVGVPLPTAVEAVAHADQVPGRMERVPAPETGRTGKVADASPVGVVDYAHDPGSVAAALAALRPVTPGRLICVLGCGGDRDAGKRPLMGEAAARGADVFVATDDNPRSEQPAMIRAAMLAGVARVPTEERAEVIEVGDRAAAIAAAVERADAGDCVAVLGKGHEQGQEVAGVVHPFDDRDVLAAALAARTRGARA, translated from the coding sequence GTGTCCTACGCCAGCGTCCCGCGGCCTGCCCTCCCGGTCGGCGTTCCCTTGACGGAACTCGCCGGGCTCGTCGGCGGCCGCGCGACCGGGACCGTCGAAGTGACCGGCGTCACGCACGACAGCTCCGCGATCCGGCCCGGTGACCTGTTCGCCGGGCTGCCCGGAGCCCGCACTCACGGCGCGCGGTTCGCGGCCCGCGCCGCCGAGGCCGGCGCCGCCGCCGTGCTCACCGATGCCGCCGGAGCGGACCTCGCGCGGGACGCCGGGCTCCCGGTGCTCGTCGTCGAGCACCCCCGTGTGGCGCTCGGCACGATCAGCGCCCGGGTGTACGGCGACCCCAGCGCCACGCTGGCGGTTGTCGGCATCACCGGGACGAACGGCAAGACGACGACGGCCTACCTGGTGGAGGCCGGTCTCCGGGCGGCCGGCCACACCACCGCGCTGCTGGGCACCGTGGAGACCCGGATCGCCGGCGAGCGGCTCCAGTCGGTGCGGACCACCCCCGAAGCCCCCGACCTGCAGGCGCTGCTCGCGGTCGCGAAGGAGCGCGGCGTCACCGCGGTGGTGATGGAGGTCTCCAGCCACGCGCTCGCGCTCGACCGGGTGGCCGCGGTGCGGTTCGCGGTCGGCGCGTTCACCAACCTCGGCGTCGACCACCTCGACTTCCATGCCGACCTGGAGGACTACTTCCAGGCGAAGGCCCGGCTGTTCGACGGCCGGTCGGCGGCCGAGGTGGTCAACGTGGACGACGCGGCCGGTCGGCGCCTGGCGCGGCCGGACACGGTCACGGTCTCCGCCGCCGGCGCGCCGGACGCCCGCTGGCGCGTCGTCGAGCGCGGCCCGGACGGGTTCGTCCAGGACTTCACGGTCGTCGGGCCGGACGGCGTGCGGACGGCGGCCCAGGTGGCGATGCCCGGCGCGTACAGCGTCGAAAACGCGGTGCTGGCCGTGGCGATCCTCGAGACGGTCGGCGTGCCGCTGCCGACCGCGGTGGAGGCGGTTGCGCACGCCGACCAGGTACCGGGTCGGATGGAGCGGGTTCCGGCGCCTGAGACCGGTCGAACCGGCAAAGTGGCCGATGCGAGCCCGGTCGGGGTCGTCGACTACGCGCACGACCCGGGGTCGGTCGCCGCTGCGCTGGCCGCGCTGCGTCCGGTCACGCCCGGTCGGCTGATCTGCGTTCTCGGGTGCGGCGGTGATCGGGACGCCGGAAAGCGTCCGCTGATGGGTGAAGCCGCCGCCCGCGGCGCGGATGTGTTCGTCGCCACCGACGACAACCCGCGCTCCGAACAGCCGGCGATGATCCGGGCGGCCATGCTGGCCGGTGTCGCCCGCGTGCCGACCGAGGAACGGGCCGAGGTCATCGAGGTCGGCGACCGGGCCGCCGCGATCGCCGCGGCGGTCGAACGCGCGGACGCAGGCGACTGCGTCGCGGTGCTGGGCAAGGGACACGAGCAGGGCCAGGAGGTCGCAGGAGTGGTGCACCCGTTCGACGACCGGGACGTGCTGGCCGCCGCGCTGGCCGCACGGACCCGTGGAGCACGGGCATGA
- a CDS encoding UDP-N-acetylmuramoyl-tripeptide--D-alanyl-D-alanine ligase, whose translation MIPLTLAEVAAATGGDLRNCDPATVVTGTVEYDSRSVTRGGLFVALAGERVDGHDFAAGAVEAGAVAVLATRPVGDVPTVLVDDALVALGKLARAVVDRLPELTIVGVTGSSGKTSTKDLLAAVVSRLGPTVAPPGSFNNELGHPWTVLRADEHTRYLVLEKSARGVGHIHWLTEIAPPRIGVVLNVGAAHVGEFGSVEVTAQAKGELVEALSTEGVAVLNADDPRVRAMASRTKARVVLVGLAPDAGVRATDVTLDALGRPGFTIRAGEDSAHVQMLLHGEHHVGNALAAAAVGLELGLSLDDVAAELAAAVPVSRRRMEVTERADGVTIVDDSYNANPDSVRAALKALRAMATPAPNVGEEPRGRRRVWAVLGVMAELGESSREQHDAIGRLAVRLDIDRLVVVGTEAGAIHAGAVLEGSWGEESVHVPDVDAAVRLLTEQLAPGDVVLVKASRSARLDRVVDALLAAPVAAAPGAGGGHA comes from the coding sequence ATGATCCCGCTCACGCTGGCGGAGGTCGCGGCCGCGACCGGCGGCGACCTCCGGAACTGCGACCCGGCGACGGTGGTCACCGGAACCGTCGAGTACGACTCCCGCAGCGTGACCCGGGGCGGCCTGTTCGTCGCGCTGGCCGGCGAGCGGGTGGACGGCCACGACTTCGCGGCCGGAGCGGTCGAGGCCGGGGCCGTGGCGGTGCTGGCGACCCGGCCGGTCGGCGACGTGCCCACCGTGCTGGTGGACGACGCGCTGGTCGCGCTCGGCAAGCTGGCCAGGGCGGTGGTCGACCGGCTGCCGGAGCTGACGATCGTCGGCGTCACCGGGTCCAGCGGAAAGACCTCGACGAAGGACCTGCTGGCCGCGGTCGTGAGCCGGCTCGGCCCGACGGTGGCGCCACCCGGGTCGTTCAACAACGAGCTCGGGCACCCCTGGACCGTGCTCCGCGCCGACGAGCACACCCGGTACCTGGTGCTGGAGAAGAGCGCGCGCGGCGTCGGTCACATCCACTGGCTGACCGAGATCGCGCCGCCGCGGATCGGCGTCGTCCTCAACGTCGGCGCCGCGCACGTCGGTGAGTTCGGCTCGGTCGAGGTGACCGCGCAGGCCAAGGGTGAGCTCGTCGAGGCGCTCTCGACCGAGGGGGTCGCGGTCCTCAACGCGGACGACCCGCGGGTGCGCGCGATGGCCTCCCGGACGAAGGCCCGCGTCGTGCTGGTCGGGCTCGCGCCCGACGCCGGCGTACGGGCGACCGACGTCACGCTGGACGCTCTGGGGCGACCCGGCTTCACGATCCGCGCCGGTGAGGACTCGGCCCACGTGCAGATGTTGTTGCACGGTGAGCACCACGTCGGGAACGCGCTGGCGGCGGCCGCGGTCGGGCTCGAGCTGGGCCTGTCGCTGGACGACGTCGCCGCCGAGCTGGCCGCCGCGGTCCCGGTGAGCCGCCGTCGGATGGAGGTCACCGAGCGGGCTGACGGCGTCACGATCGTCGACGACAGTTACAACGCGAACCCGGACTCGGTGCGCGCAGCGCTGAAAGCGCTGCGCGCCATGGCCACTCCCGCGCCGAACGTGGGCGAGGAGCCCCGGGGCCGCCGCCGCGTGTGGGCAGTGCTGGGTGTGATGGCCGAGCTGGGGGAGTCCAGCCGCGAGCAGCACGACGCGATCGGCAGGCTGGCCGTTCGGTTGGACATCGACCGGCTGGTCGTCGTGGGCACGGAAGCCGGCGCGATCCACGCCGGTGCGGTGCTGGAAGGTTCCTGGGGAGAGGAGTCGGTGCACGTGCCCGACGTGGACGCCGCAGTACGGCTGCTCACCGAGCAGCTCGCACCCGGCGACGTGGTGCTGGTCAAGGCGTCTCGCTCCGCGCGGCTGGACCGCGTGGTGGACGCCCTGCTGGCCGCGCCGGTGGCCGCTGCGCCGGGCGCCGGGGGTGGCCACGCGTGA
- the mraY gene encoding phospho-N-acetylmuramoyl-pentapeptide-transferase, with amino-acid sequence MRSVLAAAFVAFVVSIFGTPVAIRYLHRLKFGQEIREEGPKHHQSKRGTPTMGGIVFILATVIAYVVAQIVIGDHRISPTAVTLLGLFVGMGAVGFVDDYIKIRKKRSLGLNKRGKLIGQAVVAAAFAFLALNLPDENGYTIASEKLSFVRDMQWAHLTQVGAALFFAFVVIAAANGVNLTDGLDGLATGPSIMVLSGYILIGFWQYRHICGVVEGPGGYCYTVRDPLDTALIAAAAAGALAGFLWWNAPPARLFMGDTGALGIGGLIAGLALTTRTTLLLLILGGLFVIVTMSVVIQIISFRSTGRRVFRMAPLQHHFELAGWQETTIVVRFWIIAGFFVAAGLGIFFADYLDVLSQ; translated from the coding sequence GTGAGGAGTGTTCTGGCCGCGGCGTTCGTGGCCTTCGTCGTCTCGATCTTCGGTACCCCGGTCGCGATCCGCTATCTTCACCGGCTGAAGTTCGGCCAGGAGATCCGGGAAGAGGGTCCGAAGCACCACCAGTCCAAGCGCGGTACGCCCACGATGGGCGGCATCGTGTTCATCCTGGCGACGGTGATCGCGTACGTGGTCGCCCAGATCGTCATCGGTGACCACCGGATCAGCCCGACCGCGGTGACGCTGCTCGGCCTGTTCGTCGGCATGGGCGCGGTCGGCTTCGTCGACGACTACATCAAGATCCGGAAGAAGCGCAGCCTCGGCCTGAACAAGCGGGGCAAGCTGATCGGCCAGGCCGTGGTCGCGGCGGCGTTCGCGTTCCTCGCGCTGAACCTGCCGGACGAGAACGGCTACACGATCGCGTCGGAAAAGCTGTCGTTCGTCCGGGACATGCAGTGGGCGCACCTGACCCAGGTCGGCGCGGCGCTGTTCTTCGCGTTCGTCGTCATCGCGGCCGCCAACGGCGTCAACCTCACCGACGGTCTGGACGGCCTGGCCACCGGTCCGTCGATCATGGTGCTCTCCGGCTACATCCTGATCGGGTTCTGGCAGTACCGGCACATCTGCGGTGTGGTCGAGGGCCCTGGCGGCTACTGCTACACGGTCCGCGACCCGCTGGACACCGCGCTGATCGCGGCCGCGGCCGCCGGTGCGCTCGCCGGCTTCCTGTGGTGGAACGCGCCACCGGCCCGGCTGTTCATGGGTGACACCGGTGCCCTGGGCATCGGTGGCCTGATCGCCGGCCTGGCGCTGACCACCCGGACGACGCTGCTCCTGCTGATTCTCGGCGGGCTGTTCGTGATCGTCACGATGTCGGTCGTCATCCAGATCATCTCGTTCCGCAGCACCGGCCGCCGGGTCTTCCGGATGGCCCCGCTGCAGCACCACTTCGAGCTGGCGGGCTGGCAAGAGACCACGATCGTCGTGCGGTTCTGGATCATCGCCGGGTTCTTCGTCGCCGCGGGCCTCGGGATCTTCTTCGCCGACTACCTCGACGTGCTCTCGCAATGA
- the murD gene encoding UDP-N-acetylmuramoyl-L-alanine--D-glutamate ligase: MTSRRWYAGRHVVVGGTGVTGAAVTRALQSFGARVTVFDRVDSPALAALAETGADVLVDPAELPGDLEQIVVSPGFRPDHPLLAGPIAAGIEVFSEPELAWRLRPGPRPTPWLTVTGTNGKTTTVTMLATILRSAGLRTTAVGNIGVPLIDAVLDPEPYDVLAVELSSYQLHWSSTLAPAAAALLNLADDHLSWHGDFASYAEAKAKLWYSPETVAIGNVSDSRVAELLAAAPGRRVGFSLHTPAPGQFGVVEDLLVDRAFTDDPAQATAVGTLGEVRPPGPHNVANALAAAALARSHGVEPDAVAAGLAAYEPEPHRNALVRVTRGGVTWVDDSKATNPHAAEASLRAYPRVVWVAGGELKGVDIGPLVASVADRLVGAVLLGVDRAEVAEALRRHAPHVPVREVSRADDGAMTEVVAAAAELAHPGDTILLAPAAASRDMFPSYAARGHAFADAVEKLAAASPLDR; encoded by the coding sequence ATGACCTCCCGCAGGTGGTATGCCGGGCGGCACGTCGTTGTCGGCGGCACCGGCGTGACCGGTGCGGCCGTCACCCGAGCGCTGCAGAGCTTCGGTGCCCGGGTCACGGTGTTCGACCGGGTCGACTCGCCGGCGCTGGCCGCGCTGGCCGAGACCGGCGCCGACGTGCTCGTCGATCCGGCGGAACTGCCCGGTGACCTGGAGCAGATCGTGGTCTCGCCCGGTTTCCGGCCGGACCATCCGCTGCTGGCGGGCCCGATCGCGGCCGGCATCGAGGTGTTCAGCGAGCCGGAGCTGGCGTGGCGGTTGCGCCCTGGCCCCCGGCCCACCCCGTGGCTCACGGTCACCGGGACCAACGGCAAGACGACGACCGTCACGATGCTCGCGACGATCCTGCGGAGCGCGGGGCTCCGGACGACCGCGGTCGGCAACATCGGCGTGCCGCTGATCGACGCGGTGCTTGACCCAGAGCCGTACGACGTCCTGGCCGTCGAGCTGTCCAGCTACCAGCTGCACTGGTCGTCGACGCTGGCCCCGGCCGCGGCGGCACTGCTCAACCTCGCCGACGACCACCTGTCCTGGCACGGCGACTTCGCCTCGTACGCGGAGGCCAAGGCCAAGCTCTGGTACTCGCCGGAGACCGTGGCGATCGGCAACGTCTCGGACTCGCGGGTCGCCGAGCTGCTGGCGGCCGCCCCGGGCAGGCGGGTGGGCTTCAGCCTGCACACCCCGGCTCCCGGCCAGTTCGGCGTGGTCGAGGACCTGCTGGTGGACCGGGCGTTCACCGACGACCCGGCGCAGGCCACCGCGGTCGGGACGCTCGGCGAGGTGCGGCCGCCCGGTCCGCACAACGTCGCGAACGCGCTCGCCGCCGCCGCGCTGGCCCGCTCGCACGGCGTCGAGCCGGACGCCGTCGCGGCGGGGCTGGCCGCGTACGAGCCGGAGCCGCACCGCAACGCGCTGGTACGGGTCACCCGGGGCGGGGTGACCTGGGTGGACGACAGCAAGGCCACCAACCCGCACGCGGCGGAGGCGTCGCTGCGCGCCTACCCGCGGGTGGTGTGGGTGGCCGGTGGTGAGCTCAAGGGCGTCGACATCGGGCCACTGGTGGCGTCCGTGGCCGACCGGCTGGTGGGCGCCGTGCTGCTCGGCGTCGACCGGGCCGAGGTCGCGGAGGCGTTGCGCCGACACGCGCCGCACGTCCCCGTGCGCGAGGTGTCGAGGGCCGATGATGGAGCCATGACCGAGGTCGTCGCAGCCGCCGCCGAGCTGGCCCACCCCGGCGACACGATCCTGCTGGCGCCGGCCGCGGCGTCGCGGGACATGTTCCCGAGTTACGCCGCACGCGGGCACGCGTTCGCCGACGCGGTCGAGAAACTGGCGGCAGCGTCCCCTCTGGACCGGTAG
- the ftsW gene encoding putative lipid II flippase FtsW, which yields METHVRYVGAVTGLLRRPMASYYALLASTGLLLGLGLIMVLSASSIDSYANSGSAFTVFTKQLTFALIGIPAFWLALRLPMRVWPLLGWPLVVLATILLMLLPFLGKEVNGATLWLDFGFIQIQPVEVAKLALVLWGAAVLVRKRPLLTEWRHLAVPLLAGSVVLFGLVGLEDFGGMILLLFILIALLWTAGVRFRVFATLGAIGVVGLVPLIAGNPERISRLTTFTDPFAHQDDDAYQLVRGFYSLGSGGWWGLGLGQSREKWGNLPEAHNDFIFAVIGEELGVLGCLVVVGLFAVLTWAGMRIASRVDDPFRRLVASAGTVWLAGQALVNMGGVVGLLPITGVPLPLISAGGSSLVLTMFVIGMLASFARHEPEAVLALHARGRAWWVRWAGIPLPELPGRPGRARQALRSGRTGRPLGRSTHHRARTGGRR from the coding sequence GTGGAGACCCACGTTCGTTACGTCGGCGCGGTGACCGGGCTCCTGCGCCGCCCGATGGCGTCCTACTACGCGCTGCTGGCCAGCACGGGCCTGCTGCTGGGCCTGGGCCTGATCATGGTGCTCTCGGCGTCCAGCATCGACTCGTACGCCAACTCCGGCAGCGCGTTCACGGTCTTCACCAAACAGCTGACGTTCGCGCTGATCGGCATCCCGGCGTTCTGGCTGGCGTTGCGGCTCCCGATGCGGGTCTGGCCGCTGCTGGGCTGGCCGCTGGTCGTGCTGGCCACGATCCTGCTGATGCTGCTGCCGTTCCTCGGCAAGGAGGTCAACGGCGCGACGCTGTGGCTGGACTTCGGGTTCATCCAGATCCAGCCGGTCGAGGTGGCCAAGCTCGCGCTGGTGCTGTGGGGTGCGGCCGTCCTGGTGCGCAAGCGTCCGCTGCTGACCGAGTGGCGGCACCTGGCGGTGCCGCTGCTGGCCGGTTCGGTCGTGCTGTTCGGCCTGGTCGGTCTCGAGGACTTCGGCGGCATGATCCTGCTGCTGTTCATCCTGATCGCGCTGCTCTGGACGGCCGGGGTGCGGTTCCGGGTGTTCGCGACGCTCGGCGCGATCGGCGTCGTCGGGCTGGTGCCGTTGATCGCGGGGAACCCGGAGCGGATCTCCCGGCTGACGACGTTCACCGATCCGTTCGCCCACCAGGACGACGACGCCTATCAGCTGGTGCGTGGCTTCTACTCGCTCGGCAGCGGCGGCTGGTGGGGGCTGGGGCTGGGGCAGAGCCGGGAGAAGTGGGGCAACCTGCCGGAAGCCCACAACGACTTCATCTTCGCGGTCATCGGCGAGGAGCTCGGCGTCCTCGGCTGCCTGGTCGTGGTCGGGCTGTTCGCGGTGCTCACCTGGGCCGGGATGCGGATCGCCAGCCGGGTCGACGACCCGTTCCGCCGCCTGGTTGCGTCCGCCGGTACGGTCTGGCTGGCCGGGCAGGCGCTGGTGAACATGGGGGGCGTGGTGGGGCTGTTGCCGATCACCGGCGTCCCGCTGCCGTTGATCTCGGCCGGTGGCAGTTCGCTGGTCCTCACGATGTTCGTGATCGGCATGCTCGCCAGCTTCGCCAGGCACGAGCCCGAGGCCGTGCTCGCGCTGCACGCGCGCGGGCGCGCCTGGTGGGTCCGCTGGGCGGGCATCCCGCTGCCCGAGCTGCCCGGGCGACCCGGACGGGCCCGGCAGGCGTTACGGTCTGGCAGGACGGGCCGCCCGTTAGGCCGGTCGACCCACCATCGGGCACGAACAGGAGGTCGCCGGTGA
- a CDS encoding UDP-N-acetylglucosamine--N-acetylmuramyl-(pentapeptide) pyrophosphoryl-undecaprenol N-acetylglucosamine transferase, whose amino-acid sequence MTALRSVVLAGGGTGGHIEPALALAECIRRYHPDARITCLGTPKGLEAEIIPARGWDLELVPAYPLPRRPNADLARTPGRIRRSVAAVAEILDRVDAEVVVGFGGYVALPAYLAARRAKLPLVVHEVNDPAGIANKVGSRLTPFVGLGGDHVTLRHGTVVGVPLRSRIAGLDRAAARAAAREHFGLDPDKPVLFVSGGSQGARSINLAVTAAAGALGAAGIQVLHVVGARNTLDIMPERTTSKYVTLPFLDRMDLGYAAADLMLCRGGALTCAEVAAVGLPAVYVPYPHGNGEQRRNALPVTRAGGGLLVEDADLSASWLEENVIPLLGEPDRITAMGRAAAGYGRRDGDEALLALVYQAVRENRRAEERA is encoded by the coding sequence GTGACCGCGTTGCGATCGGTCGTCCTCGCCGGGGGCGGGACGGGCGGGCACATCGAACCGGCACTGGCGCTGGCCGAGTGCATCCGGCGGTACCACCCGGATGCGCGGATCACCTGCCTCGGGACGCCGAAGGGCCTGGAGGCCGAGATCATCCCGGCCCGCGGCTGGGACCTCGAGCTGGTTCCGGCGTATCCGCTGCCGCGGCGCCCCAACGCCGACCTCGCGCGGACCCCGGGCCGGATCCGGCGCAGCGTGGCCGCGGTCGCCGAGATCCTCGACCGGGTGGACGCCGAGGTCGTCGTCGGTTTCGGCGGGTACGTCGCGCTCCCCGCCTACCTGGCGGCCCGGCGCGCGAAGCTGCCGCTCGTCGTCCACGAGGTGAACGACCCGGCAGGCATCGCGAACAAGGTCGGTTCCCGGCTCACGCCGTTCGTCGGGCTCGGTGGCGACCACGTGACGCTGCGGCACGGCACGGTCGTCGGTGTTCCGCTGCGTTCGCGGATCGCCGGGCTCGACCGGGCGGCGGCGCGGGCGGCGGCCCGCGAACACTTCGGCCTGGACCCGGACAAGCCGGTGCTCTTCGTCTCCGGCGGGTCGCAGGGCGCGCGCTCGATCAACCTCGCGGTGACCGCGGCGGCCGGTGCGCTCGGCGCGGCGGGCATCCAGGTGCTGCACGTGGTCGGGGCCCGCAACACGCTCGACATCATGCCCGAGCGGACCACGTCGAAGTACGTGACGCTGCCGTTCCTCGATCGGATGGACCTCGGGTACGCCGCGGCGGATCTCATGCTCTGCCGCGGTGGCGCGCTGACCTGTGCCGAGGTGGCCGCGGTGGGGCTGCCGGCCGTCTACGTCCCGTATCCGCACGGGAACGGCGAGCAGCGGCGCAACGCGCTGCCGGTGACGCGCGCCGGCGGCGGACTGTTGGTGGAGGACGCGGATCTGTCCGCGTCGTGGCTGGAGGAGAACGTGATACCGCTGTTGGGTGAACCCGACCGGATTACCGCGATGGGCCGGGCAGCTGCCGGGTACGGTCGCCGGGACGGTGACGAGGCCCTGCTCGCGCTGGTGTACCAGGCGGTCCGGGAGAACCGACGGGCGGAGGAGCGGGCGTGA